The genomic stretch AACCAGTGAATCGTAACCTCCAGTTTTCCCGATTGAAAGACAGGAGCGGAGCGGAAGTGCGAACCGAGGACAACTCCGGGCTGAATCCGAACCCCAAAGTGGAGCACGATCCTCACAGGCAAGACCAGGTGCCCATGAGGAAGCGGCAGCTCCCCGCGTCGTTCTGGGAGGAGCCCAGTTCCTCCAGGAGCAAACGTGATGCTTTGCCGGTCTCCTGGAGGAAGAGCCCTGGAGACGTCGGAGCCAGTGGGCCTTCAGCTccggaggaggagaacaagaaGAAATCTCCAGACGAGAGAAAAGCTCATTTAATACTCTCAAGTGATCAGATCGCAGCCGAGAAAGAGCCGCTAATGCTGGACATCACCCCAGGAAGCGTGAACGTGTGCGGCTGCTGTCCTTTTCAGTACCATGGACACCACGTCTTCCAAGGCCATATAGTCCTTCCCCACTCAAGTTTCTCGGAGGTGGGATTATGGGGGAATACCACGGTTGTCCATGCGGAGACATCGGACATCCAAAATGGACAGAAAAGTCAAACTCACGTCGTTGT from Brienomyrus brachyistius isolate T26 chromosome 14, BBRACH_0.4, whole genome shotgun sequence encodes the following:
- the LOC125707892 gene encoding protein FAM181A-like: MASADSEVKTLLNFVNLASSDIKAALDKSAPCRRSVDHRKYLQKQLKRFSQKCSRMPSRCHAYRADECGVPKTLEDKSAVYAFEPVNRNLQFSRLKDRSGAEVRTEDNSGLNPNPKVEHDPHRQDQVPMRKRQLPASFWEEPSSSRSKRDALPVSWRKSPGDVGASGPSAPEEENKKKSPDERKAHLILSSDQIAAEKEPLMLDITPGSVNVCGCCPFQYHGHHVFQGHIVLPHSSFSEVGLWGNTTVVHAETSDIQNGQKSQTHVVVKPIPTKPSVPSPIFSVFGFI